A window of the Dioscorea cayenensis subsp. rotundata cultivar TDr96_F1 chromosome 14, TDr96_F1_v2_PseudoChromosome.rev07_lg8_w22 25.fasta, whole genome shotgun sequence genome harbors these coding sequences:
- the LOC120275470 gene encoding LOW QUALITY PROTEIN: filament-like plant protein 4 (The sequence of the model RefSeq protein was modified relative to this genomic sequence to represent the inferred CDS: substituted 1 base at 1 genomic stop codon), protein MDKRSWPWKKKSSEKAVTIDSPAATLSSLGGNQVDQENAKSVNYVQISEESYAQLTALEDEVKFLTEKLTSAQSEITTKEELVKQHVKVAEEAVSGWEKAEAEALSLKQQLESVTWLKLTAEEQGSQLDSALKDCMKQIRSVKEESQQKLQDVVLAKTKQWEKIRSELEAKIDDFEQELLKASAENAALSQSFQERTNVLIQVSDEKTQADAQIEVVKSNLQSCEREINSLKYELHIVSKELEIRNEEKNMSIRSAEVASKQHAEDVKKITKLEAECQRLXGLVRKKLPGPAALAQMKLEVENLGRVYGEPRMRRSSPRSSSPHFAPAPDFAYENFQQFQKENEFLTARLLSMEEETKMLKEALSKRNGELQTTRNLCAKTVNRLHTIESHMLVLNQQTGPSKPDINLILEDSLNESNLPSKSSMPLDVIDEEGSCLESGEGTLSEFSNLNKEEEVDKAKKTDKSSHMDLMDDFLEMERFACLSTGTDKNVILPKSETGKAISGNADTTQIVQNDGGKGQSKLMFSCTGQLEKQVASKGNNVPLSELQSRIVLLFQSQLVEPNLNKVLEEINHIVQHVQEDLPLNSSSCIIEENLSANATNDQQQYPEDARETAKSGTSLEQISTSFIDTKHAIDQKLKNAISQVHDFVISFGRDALKIQSTFSDSHELDEEFKKFSACVDRVLSEKMVLDEFVIALSNTMFAMSGLTFNMFKTKHSEGENSSDYVDKVTLLEKKITQHEPTKERSLLDSHQPPTLKVEEPIDSAYGVMPTIDECSSEELEQLKLENKNLKVDLARCTASLEQTKIQLVETEQHLSELILELGACQKSNSLAQTQLKCMTESYKLLETQTQELVTEINLLQLKAETLEKDLQEEKHSHQDYLDKYKNLKEKMERNEKLASCSLPLDADAGPKAQQERELAAAAEKLAGCQETIFLLSKQLRVMHPPLMDSSPNDKQRKSDASLEDQPSLIGFHSPTMPSPQQSDQAQRGNFSAFNSKNTGESASDV, encoded by the exons ATGGATAAACGGAGTTGGCCTTGGAAGAAGAAATCATCTGAAAAAGCAGTAACTATTGATTCTCCTGCTGCAACTCTGTCTAGTTTGGGAGGCAATCAAGTGGATCAG GAAAATGCCAAAAGTGTAAACTATGTACAAATTTCAGAAGAATCATATGCACAACTGACTGCATTGGAGGATGAAGTTAAATTCCTAACTGAAAAACTAACTTCCGCCCAATCTGAAATCACCACAAAAGAGGAGCTTGTAAAACAGCACGTGAAAGTTGCTGAAGAAGCAGTCTCAG gcTGGGAAAAGGCTGAAGCAGAAGCCTTGTCATTGAAACAGCAACTTGAATCTGTGACATGGCTAAAGCTTACAGCTGAAGAGCAAGGGTCCCAACTTGATAGTGCTCTTAAGGATTGTATGAAGCAAATCCGGAGTGTGAAGGAAGAAAGTCAGCAAAAATTACAGGATGTAGTGCTTGCAAAAACTAAGCAATGGGAAAAAATAAGGTCAGAACTGGAGGCCAAGATAGATGATTTTGAACAAGAACTACTGAAGGCATCTGCAGAAAACGCTGCACTTTCACAGTCCTTTCAAGAGAGAACTAATGTGCTGATCCAGGTCAGTGATGAAAAAACTCAAGCTGATGCTCAGATTGAAGTGGTGAAAAGCAATTTACAATCATGTGAAAGGGAAATAAATTCTTTGAAGTACGAACTGCATATAGTCTCTAAGGAACTTGAAATTCgcaatgaagaaaagaatatgaGCATAAGATCTGCTGAAGTAGCAAGCAAGCAACATGCAGAAGAcgtcaaaaaaataacaaaacttgAAGCAGAGTGCCAAAGGCTATGAGGTCTTGTTCGAAAAAAGTTGCCTGGACCTGCTGCATTAGCTCAAATGAAGTTGGAAGTTGAAAATTTAGGCCGGGTTTATGGGGAACCAAGAATGCGGCGATCTTCACCTAGGAGTTCCAGCCCACATTTTGCACCAGCTCCAGATTTTGCCTATGAAAATTTCCAGCAGTTCCAGAAAGAGAATGAGTTTCTTACTGCACGATTATTATCTATGGAGGAGGAAACAAAAATGCTAAAAGAGGCATTGTCAAAACGAAATGGTGAGCTGCAAACTACAAGAAATTTGTGTGCTAAAACAGTGAACAGGCTTCACACCATTGAATCACATATGCTTGTTCTGAACCAACAAACGGGTCCTTCAAAACCAGATATCAATCTGATCCTTGAAGATTCATTAAATGAGAGCAACCTGCCAAGCAAGTCCTCAATGCCATTAGATGTTATTGATGAGGAGGGTAGCTGTTTGGAATCTGGGGAAGGCACATTATCAGAGTTCTCAAActtaaataaagaagaagaggttGACAAGGCTAAGAAAACAGACAAGTCCAGCCACATGGATCTTATGGATGATTTTCTGGAGATGGAGAGATTTGCCTGTTTATCGACAGGAACAGATAAAAATGTCATCCTTCCTAAAAGTGAAACCGGAAAGGCAATTAGTGGGAATGCTGATACTACTCAAATTGTTCAGAATGATGGTGGTAAGGGTCAATCAAAGCTGATGTTCTCATGCACGGGACAACTTGAGAAGCAAGTTGCATCAAAGGGAAATAATGTTCCACTGTCAGAACTTCAGTCAAGAATTGTTTTGCTATTTCAATCTCAATTAGTGGAGCCCAACTTGAATAAAGTCTTGGAGGAAATCAACCATATAGTCCAACATGTACAAGAAGATTTGCCTCTGAATTCCAGCAGTTGTATCATTGAGGAAAATCTGTCTGCAAATGCTACTAATGATCAACAACAATATCCAGAGGATGCAAGGGAAACTGCAAAAAGTGGTACATCCTTGGAGCAAATATCAACCTCATTTATAGACACCAAGCACGCCATTgatcaaaagttgaagaatgCCATTTCTCAAGTTCATGATTTTGTGATCTCTTTTGGTAGAGATGCTCTGAAAATTCAAAGTACGTTTTCTGACAGTCATGAACTGGATGAAGAGTTTAAGAAATTCTCTGCATGTGTTGACAGAGTTCTCTCGGAAAAGATGGTTTTAGATGAGTTTGTAATTGCATTGTCTAATACCATGTTTGCTATGAGTGGGTTGACTTTTAACATGTTCAAGACTAAGCACAGTGAGGGTGAAAACAGTTCTGATTACGTAGACAAAGTAACGCTGCTAGAGAAGAAAATAACTCAACATGAACCAACGAAAGAAAGATCCTTACTTGACTCTCATCAACCCCCCACATTGAAGGTTGAAGAGCCCATTGATTCTGCCTATGGGGTAATGCCCACGATTGATGAGTGCTCATCAGAAGAGTTGGAACAATTAAAGCTGGAGAATAAGAACTTGAAGGTGGACCTTGCTAGATGTACTGCATCACTGGAACAGACAAAAATTCAGCTGGTTGAAACAGAGCAGCACTTATCCGAGCTTATATTAGAGCTAGGTGCATGCCAAAAATCAAATAGTTTGGCTCAGACACAGTTGAAGTGTATGACTGAATCATACAAGTTGCTGGAAACTCAAACTCAGGAATTAGTAACTGAGATAAACCTGCTGCAATTGAAGGCAGAAACATTGGAAAAGGATCTTCAAGAAGAAAAGCATTCCCATCAGGACTATTTGGACAAATACAAAAACCTTAAAGAGAAGATGGAAAG GAATGAGAAGCTTGCAAGTTGCTCCCTTCCTTTAGATGCTGATGCAGGTCCCAAGGCTCAACAG GAGAGAGAGCTTGCAGCAGCTGCTGAGAAACTTGCAGGGTGTCAGGAGACTATTTTTCTTCTCAGCAAGCAACTGAGAGTAATGCACCCACCGCTAATGGACTCCTCTCCTAATGACAAACAGAGGAAGAGTGATGCTTCTTTGGAAGATCAACCAAGCCTAATTGGCTTTCATTCTCCAACTATGCCCAGTCCACAGCAGTCAGACCAGGCACAGAGGGGAAATTTTTCTGCCTTTAATTCGAAGAACACAGGTGAATCCGCTTCAGATGTGTGA
- the LOC120275955 gene encoding auxin-responsive protein SAUR50-like, giving the protein MAVRKSNKLSQAAALKQILKRCSSLGKKQSYGEDGLPQDVPKGHFAVYVGENRSRFIVPISYLAHPQFQTLLQMAEEEFGFHHDMGLTLPCEEVVFRSLTSTLR; this is encoded by the coding sequence ATGGCAGTAAGGAAGTCCAACAAGTTATCACAGGCTGCAGCATTGAAGCAGATACTAAAGAGATGCTCAAGTCTGGGAAAGAAGCAAAGCTATGGAGAGGATGGCCTTCCACAAGACGTGCCCAAAGGTCACTTTGCAGTGTATGTTGGTGAGAACCGAAGCCGCTTCATTGTTCCTATCTCCTACTTGGCTCACCCTCAGTTTCAGACACTCCTTCAGATGGCTGAGGAGGAATTTGGTTTCCACCATGACATGGGACTCACCCTCCCGTGTGAGGAGGTTGTGTTCCGGTCCCTCACCTCCACACTCAGGtga